The Candidatus Phytoplasma asteris DNA segment AATTACTTACCAACCTATAATTACAAAACAAAAAAACCGTACCAATCCTACTATTTCTTTGAATCTTGATTTTGTTACAAGAAAAATTGGCGTTTCTTTGTGCCCTACTCAAATCAAAAATTGGTTATTAAACCTAGATTATCAGATACATACATCCAAACATTTAGGACCACAGAACAAAAACGAACAATTAAACCTCCAAGCTCCTTTACGTCGTTATGATATCAAAATTAAAGAAGATGTCATTTCTGATTTAACTAGACTTTATGGTTGCCATAAATTACCTCCCCAAACAATTCAAATCCCTACTCAAGGAAAATTAACCTTAAAACAAAAAAATATTAGAGAATTGCGCAAACTCTTAGTTAATTTAGGATTTTATGAAACTATTACTTACAGTTTAATTAGCTCTGAGATGTTTGAAGTTTTTACTCCTCAAAAACCCTTTATCAAAATAATGAATCCTTTGTCACAAGACAAAATGATTTTAAGACAAAGTTTGCTAAGTAGTTTAGTAGAAGTTTTAAGCTATCAGCACAAACGACAAACTTTTGATACTGCTTTTTTTGAAATTGGAAAAACTTATTTTCCCAACCAAGAAACATTAAGTCTTGCTTTTGCTTTGAGTGGTCATTTCTTAAATTCCTTGTGGTACAAACAAGATGTTTCAAGTTCTTTTTTTGTTACCAAAGGCATCCTTGAAAAAATTAGTGCTTTTCTAGGCATTAACCTTACTTATCAAAAAACACAACAACATAGTAATTTTCATCCAGGAATGCAAGCCAATTTGTTATTTAACAATCAAATAATAGGAGTTATCGGAAAAACACATCCCCAACTTAATACCAAATACCACTTAAAAGAAAGTTTTCTTTGTGAACTTTTTTTAACGGATGAAATTCTTAACACTACAAAAACGTTTACCTTCCAACCAATTCCTAAATTTCCTACTGTTATTCGTGATTTAGCCTTTTTAGTAGATACCAAATATTCCTTTTATCAAATCGAACAAACCATTAAACAAACTACCCCTTTTGATTTAATCAAATGTGAATTATTTGATGTTTATCAAATACCTAAAACCAAAGAAAAACATTCTCTTGCCCTTAGACTTTTTTTCCATAACTTAGATAAAAACTTAGAAAAACAAGATGTAGAACATTGTATGGAAAAAATTACTTCTAATTTGATTAAACACTTTCATATTGAAATTAGATAAAAATAGATAAAAAAAATATTGCTTTTTAAGTGTATATGCAAATATAATATTTGTGGTAAAATAAGTAAAATAATAGGGTAGTTAAATTAGTTTTTTTACCCTTTTTATCTTTTTGCCTTTTTACATTTGTATAATTATAAATTTTTTTAATCAATAAAACAACAAAAAAACTAAAGGAGTCTTTAAAAATGTTTAATGTCAACCATTTAAGCAAAAATTACGTTACTAAACGCGGTAATATGACGATGTCCTTACAAGACGTTTCTTTAAAATTACCTGATAAAGGTATGGTTTTTATCTTAGGTAAATCAGGTTCTGGTAAATCTACTTTATTAAATGTTTTAACAGGCATTGATGTTGCAAACGGCGGCGTAGTTGAAGTATGCAAAGTTCCTATTACAACTTTTAATCAAAAATATTTAGATAATTATCGTAATGGAATGATTGGTTTTATTTTCCAAGAATTCAACTTAATAGAAGATATGAATGTATTTGAAAATATTGTCTTAGCATTACAATTACAAAATAAAAAACCAGATGTTGCCTTAATTAATGATTTAATGAATCAAGTAGGATTGGATGTTTCATTCCTAAATAGAAGAGTTAATGAACTTTCAGGAGGACAAAAACAACGTGTTGCTATTGTTCGTGCTTTGGTGAAAAATCCTAAAATGGTCTTTGCTGATGAGCCTACAGGAAATCTAGATTCAGAAACAGGAACCCAAGTTTTTGATTTACTTCAAAATTTAAGTAAAGAAAAATTAGTAGTTATTGTATCTCATGATAGCGAAAGTGCTTATAAATATGCTGATCGTATTTTAGAATGTAAAGATGGTAAAGTCATATCAGATATGACAAGAAAAAAAGACACTACTAAAAAAAGCAAAGACAAAAAACAAGTATTTAAAGAAGGTCAAGTTCTTACAGCTGAAATGATTGCAAACTTAACTAACTTAACTAAAAATCCTGCTTTAGAAAACTTTGATAAAACTGATGAGACTAAAGTATTACAACAAGATACTGATTTTGTATCTTTTCCTAGTTGTTTGCCTTTTTCGTTTGTTGCTAAGGCTGCTTTAAAGAGTTTTAAAAATAAAAAGTTTTTCTTGGCATTGACTGTTTTAGTAACTGCTATTGCAACTTTTATTTTTATGTTTTTTGCTTTTACATTTTTGAGTTATAAATGGTTCGGAATCTGTGATAAAATATATCAAATGTATGAATTATTTGAAGGATATAAAGGATATGTAGAATTATATTTGTTTGTTGGTGTTGTGCAAATAGCTGTTAAAATTATTCAAATTATAAGTAGCCCTATGTTCTGGGTTTGGATTTTATCTGTTCCAGGTGCTATGATTATGCTTTATTTTTCTATGAGTGCCAAACTTCAAAATAAAAAAATGGGTATTCTAAGAGCTTTAGGTTCTAATGGTGTTAATGTTGGTAAAATCTTTTTAGTTGAAGCATTCTTTTTTGCTTTATTCCAAATGGTTTTAACTTTTGTATTATTATTAAGTATTTTACTTTGGTTTAAAGATGCATCTATATTATTTTCATCTTTCGATATGAAACCGTTGCCCAATTTTGAAAGTGAAAATGACATTATGGTTTTCGATAATTCTTTAGTAAATTCGAAAAATAAAGGCATTTTATTATGGTTTACATCACCATATTTAGCTTTCAATCCTTTTGTAAGAGTCCTTTTATTTAATTTATTATCATTTAGTTATGTCTTTTTAATGACTCTACTATTTATATCTTTCATTATTTATAAATGGTCTAACAAAAAACCAGTTGACATCATCAACAATAAATAAATATTAATTGAAATACCATATATTATAATATATGGTATTTTTTTTATCTCTTAAACTTGCAATTTTCATTATTTTGTTTCATCATTTGTCTTAATTTCAAGTACAATTTAAGTGTAGATGTATATTATCAAATAACACTAAATTAATTATATTTAGTAACACAATAAAGGTATAATACATTTAATCAAAAACAAACTAATATAAATAAAATAAGGAGTATTACAATGTTAACGAATGTGTACGACCCCCTAAAAGGTAAACAATTCCAAATACTTGACGAAAATGGCAACCTTGTTCAACCTGAATTAGAACCAAAATTATCTAAAGATGTTTTATTAAAAATGTATAAAACAATGGTTTTAGGTAGACAAGCTGATTTAGCAGCCTTAAAATATCAACGCCAGGGACGTATGGGAAACTATTTACTTAACTCAGGGCAAGAAGCATCTCAAGTAGGTGTCGCTGCTGCCTTAGAACCCCAAGATTGGGTATCACCTTATTATCGTGATGCAGGAATTTTTCTTTACCGTGGAGTTTCTTTAGAACAATTTTATCTTTACTGGTATGGCAATGAAAAAGGCTCTCAACTAGACCCTAAGTTGCGTATTTTACCAGCTAACATTATTATTGGCTCTAGTGTTAATTTAGGAGCAGGACTTGCCTTAGCAAGCAAAATGCAAAATAAAAAAGAAGTAACTATTGCAACTATTGGAGACGGAGGAACTGCACACGAAGAGTTTAATGCAGGTCTTAACTATGCTGCTGTTTTTGGAGTACCATTAGTAGTATTTATTCAAAATAACCAGTATTCTATTTCTAATCCTCGTAACAAAGTATCCAAAGCTAAAACTTTAGCTCAAAAATGTTATGCTTGTGGAATTCCTGGCATGCAAGTAGACGGCAACGACATTTTAGCTGTTTATGTAGCAGCCCAAGAAGCCTTTAACGAAGCGCGAAAAGGAAACGGACCTACTTTAATTGAAAATGTTTCTTATCGTCTAGAAGCACACTCCACTAATGATAATGCTTCTGTTTACCGTAGCAAAGAAGAAGAATTAGAGTGGCGCAAAAAAGACCCAATTGTACGTTTTCAAAAATACTTGATGAATAAAGGTTATCTAACTCAAAAACAAGTAGAACAATTTGAAAAAGAAGCCCAAGAAGAAGTTGTTTTAGCACACCAAAAAGTAGAACAAACAGGCAACAACATCGATATTAAAGATATTTTTGCATACACTTATGAAAAAATGACTCCTCAATTAGAAGAACAATACGAAGAATGCAAAGCTTTTTTCAACACAAAGGAAGGTAAATAATAATGGCTTCAATGACATTACTAGATGCAATTAATCAAACTTTAGATAGCAAGTTAGCAAAAGATCCTCGAGTAGTTCTTTTTGGACAAGATGTAGGAAAATTAGGCGGCGTTTTCCGCGTAACTAAAGGCCTACAAGACAAACACGGAGAAACTCGCGTTTTTAATGCCCCTATTGCTGAATCTTCTATTATCGGAAGTGCTATCGGACTTGCAATTAACGGCATGCGACCAGTTGCAGAAATCCAATTTGATGGTTTTATTTTTGTAGGACTAGAAGACCTATTTGCCCACGCAGCCCGTT contains these protein-coding regions:
- the pdhA gene encoding pyruvate dehydrogenase (acetyl-transferring) E1 component subunit alpha, translating into MLTNVYDPLKGKQFQILDENGNLVQPELEPKLSKDVLLKMYKTMVLGRQADLAALKYQRQGRMGNYLLNSGQEASQVGVAAALEPQDWVSPYYRDAGIFLYRGVSLEQFYLYWYGNEKGSQLDPKLRILPANIIIGSSVNLGAGLALASKMQNKKEVTIATIGDGGTAHEEFNAGLNYAAVFGVPLVVFIQNNQYSISNPRNKVSKAKTLAQKCYACGIPGMQVDGNDILAVYVAAQEAFNEARKGNGPTLIENVSYRLEAHSTNDNASVYRSKEEELEWRKKDPIVRFQKYLMNKGYLTQKQVEQFEKEAQEEVVLAHQKVEQTGNNIDIKDIFAYTYEKMTPQLEEQYEECKAFFNTKEGK
- a CDS encoding ABC transporter ATP-binding protein, which produces MFNVNHLSKNYVTKRGNMTMSLQDVSLKLPDKGMVFILGKSGSGKSTLLNVLTGIDVANGGVVEVCKVPITTFNQKYLDNYRNGMIGFIFQEFNLIEDMNVFENIVLALQLQNKKPDVALINDLMNQVGLDVSFLNRRVNELSGGQKQRVAIVRALVKNPKMVFADEPTGNLDSETGTQVFDLLQNLSKEKLVVIVSHDSESAYKYADRILECKDGKVISDMTRKKDTTKKSKDKKQVFKEGQVLTAEMIANLTNLTKNPALENFDKTDETKVLQQDTDFVSFPSCLPFSFVAKAALKSFKNKKFFLALTVLVTAIATFIFMFFAFTFLSYKWFGICDKIYQMYELFEGYKGYVELYLFVGVVQIAVKIIQIISSPMFWVWILSVPGAMIMLYFSMSAKLQNKKMGILRALGSNGVNVGKIFLVEAFFFALFQMVLTFVLLLSILLWFKDASILFSSFDMKPLPNFESENDIMVFDNSLVNSKNKGILLWFTSPYLAFNPFVRVLLFNLLSFSYVFLMTLLFISFIIYKWSNKKPVDIINNK